The genomic DNA GATGGATACAGTCTGAAGACTCTTCTCACGGCCAATCCGGACAAAGAACGCAACGAAGATTTTCTAATGCACTACCCACATTCGCCCCATCGGACGGACTACTTCACCGTGTTACGGAGCGGCGACTGGAAAGTGATTTACCATTACTTCCCAACAGAAGTGTCGGGCGGAAGTCATTACCAACTCTTCAACCTTAAGTCCGATCCATTCGAACAGAATGACCTTGCTTCATCCGAGCCGACCGTGCTTAAAACCATGATGACACGCCTTTCGAAGGCGCTCGAAGACCATCATGCCGTTTATCCCGTAGACAAGGAAAACCGAGTCGCGCTCAAACCGCTGGTTCCCTGATCGGGGGCGTTCAACACTTGTCCGCTTCTGCTCTCCCATTCCCGTTCTGTTGCGCCTGAACGGCAAAATGCGGGAGAGCCTGAGCAGACATCCACTGACTAATTCCCAGCAGATTCTTCATTCGGTTCCTGTTGAGATTCGCTCGATTCAGGTGATTTATCATGACGGTGTAATTTTAGCAGCAATCGATGTGCCTCCCGAAAGCGGGGGGCATTTTCGAGTGCTTTGAGTGCAAAACGCTTTGCCTCGTCAGTGTTCGATTCTTCGTGCTGCAGGCCGAGCCGATAGTTCAGCCGAGCTCCATCGTCCGGCCTTAATTGCAAAAGACTTGTCAGCGCCATGATGGCCGAGCTGCGATCATTCAGCGCCTCAGCGCCATCTGCCATTCTGGAAACAGCAGCCGTTTGGAAGGGATCAATGGCCATCACCTGATAGCCAAGCTGAACAACCATTGAAAGAACTTCGGATTTGGATTCATCCTGCTCATGGGTCAGGGCGTTTTCATGTGAGGAAAGTGCCAGCTCCTGCAGTCTCAGCGTTGCTGCAAGATCATCGGCTGTATGATTGAGGTGTTCCTGCAGGACGGCCTGTTCATCCTGCAACCGTCCCTGCTGACGATAGAGAGCAGCGAGCTGTTTGCGCGGTCCGCTCGTACTCGAGTCGTCCGGAACCAATGTGATCAATCGAAGCAAACTTTTTTCTGCCTCCGAAACATGACCGGCCTCTGCGCTGATATCCGCTGAAATCAACACCGCCGGGTAACAGTTCGGATTCTCCTTTACGAATGATTCCAGAACCTCCGGATTCGCAAGTGCAGATTCCGGGATATCGTCCGAATCGAAGCTTACCCCCGGAGCGTAGCGTTCCGCCTCAGCGCGAAGGTAGGTGGCAAATGAAGATTCGAGACCTTCAAGTCCTCCGGTATGCCTTTCCAGTGCATCATTGATCGACAAACCGGTGTTCAGATCGTTCAGGATGGCAATCAGTGTTTTCAGCCCATGTTCATTGACGAGGTGCTCAACAACCATGGACGATTCGAAGTAGGCAAAGTTGATGTCACTTCCATCGGACGCATTCAGGAATGCGCTGCTGAGCTCACGAATCGGAGTTACCGCGTTGTCTGCATTCAGGATACGATCGCGACAGGTGGCATCCATCCGTTGTCCCCAGCGTGAATCCTTTCGGCGTTCTTCGTAGACCGAAATCCCTTCGCTCAACCATCGTGGAATGCGATTCGATGTCATCTGCAGGGTGACAACATGGCAGAACTCATGCCAGAGCACTGATTCCCAGTTCGCCGGCGAATCGCGTCGCGTTGCAGGACTATTGGCAGTGATTACTTTTCCAAAACAGACGCCCAGAAATCCCGCGACATCCGGAATACCGAAGGTACGCACAGCGAAGTCATCTTTGCGGTCGAACATCTCCAGAATAATTGGTCCCTCTGGAACAAACTCATATCGATCGACCATCGCCTGGTAGGCAGATTCGAGTAATTCGACGGCCCGCGAACCGTACACGCGTGCTTCGTGAGCATCCATACGAACTACAAAGTGTTCCGATTCCAGACTCACAAACTTCTGCATTCCGTCGCGAAGCTGAAGCAGATTGAAAATCGTCGTATTGTAGGCATCCGTTTCATATGCCTGCTCGGCCAGTTTCCACCCCTCCTCTTCCTCTCCCAGCCGGAGCAGGTCCTGAGCCAGTTGAATGCGAGAATCATTATGCCCGGGATCAATTTCCAGTGCACGGCGTTGATAAGCGGCTCCTTCCGCAAAACGATACTTCTGAGACAATTTGCGTCCGATCAAATGCAGGACCTCAGCATTGGGGCCGGAATACTTCGTGGCAGCGTCCAGGCTTTGCGTTTCTCCATCGGAATCGTACTGCAGGTGATAGATCACCGCCCTGAGTGCATGCCCTTCAGGACTGTTCGCGTTCACTGCAAAGACCTGTTCGAGTAATTCGATTGCCTCCTGATAGGCTTCAGAATCAATTCTCTGTTCGACGATTCGATGCATCGCCGGTGCAAACCGTGGATTGATTTCCAGAGTTTTTTTCAGCAGCTCGGCTGAGGCTTCCTGGCCAGATGACTTGAGGGCTTCAGAGGCTTCGAACAGAAGCTCCGGGTTTGACTCGAAAAGCTCAATTGCCGGCAGCAGGATTTCACCCGCAAACTCAAAGTCACCTTTCTGATTAGCCAGATGCCCGGCTGCGATGACACCATCCGGGCGAGTTTTAAAATTCCGGCGAGCACGATCAAAGAAGCCCTCCTGTACATCACGGGCATCAGCTCCCAGGACGAGCGCTGCCTGTCCAAGAGCCACAAGATCATCGGCATCGGTGTAACGCCACGAGGCACTGGAGACAAGTTTTTCAATATTCGTCAGTGCTTCTGCGGCCTGCTCCTTCCGACCATTCGCCATCGCTGCCTGATGTTCGAGCATTCGAAGACGAACACTCCACGAATAGCGTTCAATGCCCGCTGCGATCGTTTGCATCGCTTCTTCATATCGACCTGTGGCGAGCTCGCACTGAGTCTTCAGGACAGGCCATTCTTCTCCATAGCTGCGATCCGCAATGGCAGCAGACGTTTCTGCAAGGCACTCCTCATACTGGCCGGTACGCAGAAGCTCCTGACATTCAGAAATCGATTTCGATATCGGTGCAGATTCCGCCCGCGGTAACCCGTTCGTAATTGCGTTCAGCAGAATCGCAGCAACACCAACAGACGCCTTAACGATTGAGGAAATATTCCGTTCAGATTGCATCAATTTGTTCCGTTCCAGCGCAGGCAGATCAGATGCTGATTTCTGTCGTCAGGATAACTCCGGTCGTACGGAATGCACAGTTCAGATGAAAGGTTCCGGGAATGCAACGCCTGATCCGTAGACAAGTGAGCAGGCACACGAGAACCCATCCCGTCATCAAGACCACAGGCAGCGTAACCGATACAGACGAGACAGGCGTTGAGAAAAGGCAGCACACTTGCACGATCCAGACGAACCGCACAAAAGGTTTGAACACTGTGTTGGCGGCGATCTACGGTTGGTTGGGTCCGCATCGAACACTGCAACTGCCGGGAGCGTTGGCATGCATCAACTGACCGTTCTGGATTTGGTCCGACAGGAAAGCGAAAATATCGTTTCGCCGGCATTGACGATTCGCGAGGCAGCAGAGCGCCTGATTCAGTCGGAATGCGACTTGCTCGTCGTGAAGGACACCGACGGCAAACTTGCCGGTGTCGTCTCCGAGTCCAGCGTTGTGCGAAGCCTGCTGGCAAACAACACCGAATCAATAACTGTTCATTCGTTGATCGTTGCTCATGCGGAATCTGTACGATTAACGTCTCCGGTCGCAGAGATTTCACACCTGTTTCGAGCATCATGCAACACGGCCCTGGCTGTAGTCGGGACAGATGATCGTTTGGCCGGAATCCTTCTGCGTCGAGACGTCATGGCGGCGATGCTGGAGGCATTGGCAACGGATGGCAAGGAATCAAAGACTGGAAGCGCGGAAAGTTTCGTGAGCCAATCGAACGTCGGGGCCGCACCAGCCGCCCCCGCCGATCAACATACGAGGCAATCCGCGGCCAGCGACAATGTCGAGGATTCTATCCACCGAGTTGAGCCCGCAGACGAATCAACAAGCCAGCCAGGCAAAAGCGGACCGTATTTCCTGCGCGGCAAGGATGCGAGAAAGCGGCTGAATCAGGCGGACGATGGTTTCCGCGGATACCCGGAACAGCCCTGGTAGGCAGCTATGCCTCGTTCAGGTGTTGCGGAAATCCCCAAAGGTCCTCGACAGACAGCCACCCATTGCGCAGCAGGCTGTCACTAGCTGGCCCCCAGGACTCGACGTTTCGCAGCAACAAATTCCACATGGTGAGGAATGTGGGCAGTGATCTGCTCAAGTAGAGTTTCCAGGGTGAGAGGCCCGACTTCGGTGTGCACTCCGGTTCTTTGAAAGTCTTCAACATCGACACATCGGAGAAGTACGGTGATGTGTTTTCGTATACCTGCGATGATGGCCATTTCATCCACAACTGACCTGTTGCCATAGTGCAACCGTCGCTCAAACAAATCCGGATCTGCGCCAAACAGTGTTGGGTTTTCCTCCGCCAGAACTCGTTTCATCCGATCGGCATAGATGATTTCGAAATCGGCCAGATGACATACGACTTCGCTGACCGACCACTTGCCTTCGATGGGATGCAACTGCATCTGCTGTGGCGTCAACCCAACAATTGAATCAGCAAGAATCTCAGGCCCGGCTTCGTACTGGTTAATGAGTTCCTCGATCGTATTCATTTGCCCGTCCTAATGCTTCTTTCTCATGTTTGTGCCAATCCGGTCGAGGCCAAGGACAAGCCCCGCAGAACCAACAAACAACAACCCTGCCAGGCCAGAAGAACTGCCTGACTCGCTCGGAGCAACGTGAACGAAGACCTTGCGCTTCGTGTCGGTCTCGTCTGGTGTTGTGTCCTTCTGGAATGGCCAGAGACAGTACATGGCGCCCAGCATGAAGCCGCAGAGAATTGCCATGGTCAGTTGTTCGTGATGCGTCAGCAGCCATCGCAGCACGCGACTGAACAGAAGCAGTCCGGTCAGGCAACCAAAGCTGAAAACAATCACGGGAATGAGAGTCTGCGCGCTGATGTTGCCGTGCAGCAGTTCTTTCAGTGTTTCAACGATGTAGAAGTAACGCTGCAGAAGCACCAGAATAAATGCGCCGCTGATACCCGGGAGGATCATTGCTGTGATACCAATCATCCCGCAGAGGAACAGATACCAGGAAGTGTCCGGCGGCGAATGCATTGCATCCAGCGTCACCAGTCGAAGGGCGACGATTGTACCAAGCAGTGCTGCTCCGAGCGTTTGCATACTCCATCGATGGATATGTCGAGCGACGAGCAGCGTTGAAGCAAAAATCAGTCCCGCGAAGCATGCATACGTAAGTGATCGATGGTGGACGAGCAGGTGTTTCATCAGCGAAGCGAGGCTGCCAATGCCCGCGAGAATCCCAAAGCCGAGCGCCGCAAGGAATCTCAGATCCAGGTGCGTGGCGGCTTCGCTCCATCTTCGCTTAGTAACAGCCAGCAGCAACCTCGAATCTACTCTGCTGATTGCGCCGACAAGCCTTGGGTAAATTCCGAGAATGAGGGCGACGGTGCCGCCGGAAACACCCGGAACTATGTCAGCTGCCCCCATAAGAAACCCGCATCCGACAGTTTTCAGGTCGGCCCGAACGTTTCCGGTTCGCCCCGGATCGTCGAAGTGATCTTGCCCCGACTGAAGAGTGCCGGATGCTGGTGCAGTGGAAACTCCATTTCCTTCAGTACTCATAACGCAGTAACATTCGTGCCTTGAGGTGCTGGTGCATCACAAAAAAACCGCAGTGGTGTCACTGCGGTTGAGACTGCATGTGCCGGATTATGGTCTTCAAATGGAAGGACCAAAACCCGCGAGCGCACATCCATCAATGTTTGAGCGGGGCGAGCAGGATTGACATCGTCTTCCCGCTTTCCATCTTTGGCTGCTGCTCGACTGAGGCAATGTCTTCCAGACTCTTGATAATCTCTGTCAGCATCTCTGCACCGCGTTCATGGTGAGCGTTCTCACGCCCCTTGAACATGACATTGATTTTGACCTTGTCGCGTCGTTCCAGGAATTCGCGAGCTTTGTTTACCTTGACTTCGATATCATGCGCGCCGGTTTTCGCACGCAGTCGAAGTTGTTTCAGTTGGGTCTTGTGTTGCTTTGGGCCACCGGATTTTTTCTGACGCTCATAAAGCACCTTGCCGTAATTCATAATTCGGCAGACGGGTGGTCGAGCGTCCGGGCTGACTTCTACTAAGTCGAGCCCATCTTCCTGAGCGAGCCGCAATGCGGTTGCGGTCTCCATTTCCCCCAGCATTTCACCCTCTGCGTTCACAACCCGGATCGGCGAAATGCGAATCCGATCATTCATACGCGGAATGTTTGTCTGGGGTGCAACTGTCGGACGAGATCTTTTAATGGTTGCCTCCTGAAGGAACGGAACACGGAAACAATTTTTGGATGGTTCAAGGCTCTTGCCATCCAAACCTGCAGACCATTGAAATCGTGAAGAGATACGGCCTACTGCCTTGGTTTGTCGCAAAAATCATAGAAAAATGCCAGTCCCAATTGCTTACCGTCATCGAAATTTCAGAGCAGATACGAAATTGGCGGTCCCACCCGCCTTTGAAACGCCGTTTCTGCCTGAATTACGGGCTTTAATGCGGAGATTCAGGGCGACTGACATGCCGGAGCCGGCTCCTGACCATGGTTGATCATTGTAATTCAGGGCGTTTCGGGCAATATCCCGCCGGAGCATGACCAGGGATGACACGCAACGGTGTTCCTGGGCGTCTCCTGAGCGAGGTTCTCGCCTGAAGGTGTCATCGCCTCAGGAATTCATCACCTGTAGAATTAGGCAGAGACAGAGCATGAACAGCGGAAAGGCACTTGTCCTGACGGTGGCGGTATGGGGGACGCTGCTGCCACAATACTCTCCGGCCAAAGATCATGCCCGCCTCCCGGACATAGTCTTTTACCTGGCAGACGACCTTTCGACCGCTGACCTTCCGGTTTACGGCGGGAAGAATATTGCGACGCCGGCGATCAGCCGACTGGCCTCTGAGGGACTCACCTTCAATCGTTCGTTTGTCGCAAGTCCGGCTTGTGCCCCCAGTCGTGCGGCTCTGCTGACAGGTCTGATGCCCGCTCGTAACGGTGCCGAGGAGAATCACACGTATCCGAAACGTCAGATTCTTCGGCTCCCCAAAGTCCTCAACGAGCTCGGCTATCAGACGGCGTCGTTCGGAAAGGTAGCCCATTCCAACAGCGCTGCAGATTTTGATTTCGACGTGTACGATCTGAAGAAGGAAATTCCGGAGCTGCGCACGACGGTCAGCGACTTTCTGAAGAATCGGACCGACGTGCGACCGCTGGCATTGTTTGTGGGTGTTTCTAACCCGCACGTACCCTGGCCCGTTGATTCCACGGTCGATCCAGAGACCATGTCGATGCCGCCCCAGTTATTGGATACACCGCGAACGCGCGTCCAGCGATCCCGGTACCTGCAGGAAGTTAAAGAACTGGACGCGTTCCTGGCAGAACTGCGCGCCGTTACCGACCGTTACATGGACAAGGATCGCATCTTTGTGTTTTCCAGCGATCACGGAGCGCAATTTCCGTTTGGTAAGTGGACGCTTTATGACGAAGGCATCCACGTCCCGCTGATTATCTCTTGGCCAGGGGTTACGAAACCCGGAACGCGCACTGATGCGATGGTCAGCTGGATTGACATTCTGCCAACTCTGATTGACGTGGCTGGTGGCAAGGTGCCCGAAAATATTGACGGTCGGTCGTTCCAGGAGGTTCTGCGAGGCAAAAGCGATACGCACCGTGCCCGAATCTTTTCGACTCACAGCGGTGACCGGATGATGAATGTCTATCTCAGTCGTTCCATACGCACATCGCAATACAAGCTGATCTGGAACGTACATCCGGAATTTGCATTCACCACCCACATTGATCTGCTGCTGCGAGAAACTTCGGGCGACTACTTCCGAGAATGGACCGAAGCGGCCGGGCATGACCAGCATGCAGCAGAAATCGTTGCCCGTCACCACGGAAGACCCCAACTGGAATTCTTCGATCTGACGGAAGACCCTGAAGAGCTGAACAATCTTGCCAATGATCCCGCACTGACAAAGATTCAGCAGGACCTGTTGTCTGAATTGAACCGCTGGATAGAGTCGCAGGGTGACCGGCTGACCGTATTTCATCCGCCACTGATGCTGAACGCGCCGGAAACATGGGTACCACGAAACCAGAAATAGTCTGCCGTCCAACAGCGGTCACCAGGCCCCGCTTACCCACCACGGCATCCCCGGAAACGGACGTTCAAACCGAGCGATCAACTTCCGCGCGAATCCAGCGC from Planctomycetaceae bacterium includes the following:
- a CDS encoding peptidase MA family metallohydrolase; translation: MQSERNISSIVKASVGVAAILLNAITNGLPRAESAPISKSISECQELLRTGQYEECLAETSAAIADRSYGEEWPVLKTQCELATGRYEEAMQTIAAGIERYSWSVRLRMLEHQAAMANGRKEQAAEALTNIEKLVSSASWRYTDADDLVALGQAALVLGADARDVQEGFFDRARRNFKTRPDGVIAAGHLANQKGDFEFAGEILLPAIELFESNPELLFEASEALKSSGQEASAELLKKTLEINPRFAPAMHRIVEQRIDSEAYQEAIELLEQVFAVNANSPEGHALRAVIYHLQYDSDGETQSLDAATKYSGPNAEVLHLIGRKLSQKYRFAEGAAYQRRALEIDPGHNDSRIQLAQDLLRLGEEEEGWKLAEQAYETDAYNTTIFNLLQLRDGMQKFVSLESEHFVVRMDAHEARVYGSRAVELLESAYQAMVDRYEFVPEGPIILEMFDRKDDFAVRTFGIPDVAGFLGVCFGKVITANSPATRRDSPANWESVLWHEFCHVVTLQMTSNRIPRWLSEGISVYEERRKDSRWGQRMDATCRDRILNADNAVTPIRELSSAFLNASDGSDINFAYFESSMVVEHLVNEHGLKTLIAILNDLNTGLSINDALERHTGGLEGLESSFATYLRAEAERYAPGVSFDSDDIPESALANPEVLESFVKENPNCYPAVLISADISAEAGHVSEAEKSLLRLITLVPDDSSTSGPRKQLAALYRQQGRLQDEQAVLQEHLNHTADDLAATLRLQELALSSHENALTHEQDESKSEVLSMVVQLGYQVMAIDPFQTAAVSRMADGAEALNDRSSAIMALTSLLQLRPDDGARLNYRLGLQHEESNTDEAKRFALKALENAPRFREAHRLLLKLHRHDKSPESSESQQEPNEESAGN
- a CDS encoding CBS domain-containing protein, translating into MHQLTVLDLVRQESENIVSPALTIREAAERLIQSECDLLVVKDTDGKLAGVVSESSVVRSLLANNTESITVHSLIVAHAESVRLTSPVAEISHLFRASCNTALAVVGTDDRLAGILLRRDVMAAMLEALATDGKESKTGSAESFVSQSNVGAAPAAPADQHTRQSAASDNVEDSIHRVEPADESTSQPGKSGPYFLRGKDARKRLNQADDGFRGYPEQPW
- a CDS encoding DinB family protein, with the protein product MNTIEELINQYEAGPEILADSIVGLTPQQMQLHPIEGKWSVSEVVCHLADFEIIYADRMKRVLAEENPTLFGADPDLFERRLHYGNRSVVDEMAIIAGIRKHITVLLRCVDVEDFQRTGVHTEVGPLTLETLLEQITAHIPHHVEFVAAKRRVLGAS
- a CDS encoding DUF368 domain-containing protein, whose amino-acid sequence is MSTEGNGVSTAPASGTLQSGQDHFDDPGRTGNVRADLKTVGCGFLMGAADIVPGVSGGTVALILGIYPRLVGAISRVDSRLLLAVTKRRWSEAATHLDLRFLAALGFGILAGIGSLASLMKHLLVHHRSLTYACFAGLIFASTLLVARHIHRWSMQTLGAALLGTIVALRLVTLDAMHSPPDTSWYLFLCGMIGITAMILPGISGAFILVLLQRYFYIVETLKELLHGNISAQTLIPVIVFSFGCLTGLLLFSRVLRWLLTHHEQLTMAILCGFMLGAMYCLWPFQKDTTPDETDTKRKVFVHVAPSESGSSSGLAGLLFVGSAGLVLGLDRIGTNMRKKH
- the infC gene encoding translation initiation factor IF-3, coding for MNDRIRISPIRVVNAEGEMLGEMETATALRLAQEDGLDLVEVSPDARPPVCRIMNYGKVLYERQKKSGGPKQHKTQLKQLRLRAKTGAHDIEVKVNKAREFLERRDKVKINVMFKGRENAHHERGAEMLTEIIKSLEDIASVEQQPKMESGKTMSILLAPLKH
- a CDS encoding sulfatase codes for the protein MNSGKALVLTVAVWGTLLPQYSPAKDHARLPDIVFYLADDLSTADLPVYGGKNIATPAISRLASEGLTFNRSFVASPACAPSRAALLTGLMPARNGAEENHTYPKRQILRLPKVLNELGYQTASFGKVAHSNSAADFDFDVYDLKKEIPELRTTVSDFLKNRTDVRPLALFVGVSNPHVPWPVDSTVDPETMSMPPQLLDTPRTRVQRSRYLQEVKELDAFLAELRAVTDRYMDKDRIFVFSSDHGAQFPFGKWTLYDEGIHVPLIISWPGVTKPGTRTDAMVSWIDILPTLIDVAGGKVPENIDGRSFQEVLRGKSDTHRARIFSTHSGDRMMNVYLSRSIRTSQYKLIWNVHPEFAFTTHIDLLLRETSGDYFREWTEAAGHDQHAAEIVARHHGRPQLEFFDLTEDPEELNNLANDPALTKIQQDLLSELNRWIESQGDRLTVFHPPLMLNAPETWVPRNQK